A segment of the Ictalurus punctatus breed USDA103 chromosome 24, Coco_2.0, whole genome shotgun sequence genome:
GGCGTCGCCTGGAAAAAACAGGCCAATTTTAGACAGACGGATTTAGCTGAGACTGAACCTCCCTGATGAGCATCCCTCCGTCCCGCTCGGCTCTTTGTCAACACCGACAGGAGGGTGAGAGAAAGGGATTATGGGTGGAAACCAAACCCTCGTGCAAGTTTACCAGCAGTCCGCGCGGGGGAGTGCGCctcctttctccttcttcttctcctccaacCGGGCGAATGAACACAAAGGAAAAGAGCATGGCTCCATCCTTAATGGCACCCTACCCCCTATCGAAGTAAAGGCTGTAACATGGTGCATGGAAGAATGGCCTCAAAGGGAGTGCATTCATTAGCTTCATGTGCAAAGGGAGTTGGGCAGGATTCAGCCTAATAAAGTAAAGGCTGCAAGGGGAAAACTGGTACACAAAAAAGGATGTAGCACCAAGATGAACTTTTTGGAGAGGACAAAGTTTTGATGCAGAATTAGTTGTTTGATTgttatacctttttttttttttttttttttttttttaaatctttttattaACTGACAAATACAGGACAGCTGAGTAGCCTATCacatgtttaacatgtttcGTATACAGAATGTTCAGGATGACTATTAAAGAAGctgtatgtaatttttttagATCCACAGTGCTGGAAAAGCTTCCCACTTAGGATGAGAAAGGGGTGGTAGGGAGATTTAacactgtgtggtgtgttttgtgaggcatttttgttttcatatttgttaCACTGTAGTTAACATCAGCTGTAATTAATTTCACTTATAGGATAATACCTATCTACCTAGTACAGATGcttctgtttatagctgcagcCATCTAATTTTCTTCTTAATTACATCCTTTCCTGCTTTTTCACCATGACCATTACATTGTTTAAGTTACCAACTACACCCACTTGATTCGGGGAAATTCCAGACCTGTTAACAAAGAATCTGGGGGAAATATGCAAAAGTATGCCTTGCAGTTTCACCTGGGGTGGCTGGTATAGATGGGCTATCAGGGGTATGCCAACCACTTCACCCACccaaaaaacccctcaaaataaggttttatttttggcatccacatcagattatttgtTGGTAAAAATGCCATAAAGTGGATTTTTGTGGAACCAAGTGCAACAGTACCACTAATGGTAATATgttaaatacacagaatggtatgaggAAGCAGTACTGGGGCTGATTCTTTATAACctagactgtagattcatgtgGCTGTCGGGTAATTACACTGAGTGAAATGTCACCTAGATTTGATCTCTATTTGGGCTGATAATTTTCATTCCTTGTCACTGACACATCTATAACACTTCATCATCAGTGATTGAGACAGTGTAATGAACAAGAACAAGGTAGATTATTGATCATCAATTTGATGATCAATAAGAACTCAAAAATGACTTTTGAGTAGAAAGTAAAAGTAGATAGACTAAGCACTCATTGTTCACTCACTGTGCAAATTATACAAAATGACAGGACCAtaagtttaatgattttttaaaatgatttgaatgGTTGCAGCTTTTATGTTTTCCATCTTTGTTATTAGGTGGAAACTCAGTAGACTATTATAGAAgcacttaaatttttttatctAGCTGCCAGTCTTCCtttaagtgtgtatgtgtatgtaataGTTTGCCCAAtatcattcttattatgccatTGTCAAGACCTTGTAATATAATGGATTGCTCATCCCTAGTAGTTTCATTTTTAAGAgctattgatatatatatatatatatatatatatatatatatatatatatatatatatatattagattttAGCTCTTCTATACAATATCACAACCAGCCATCATTGAGTTTCTCCATATTTACATCTTAAAATAAATTCTACAGAATTGCAGCTTTGTCTGTTATGCtacataaaatgtattaaaaggcTTCAGATAGGGAGTAATTAAGCACCATTTATAATCATGTAGTAAAGGAAGGATAAACCGTGAACTAGAAATCCTCCCACAGCATTAATGAGTAGGTAGTAATATAATATTAGCTTCCAGTTTAAAGTCCTTTAATATACAAAAGTACAAATCTTTAGGGTACTCTTCTCCATTTAAGAAATATTGCTGAGTGATAATGTTGTGAGCTCACCCATATCATTACTAACACTGAAAGCAAATGGCCAAGCTCAACTAATAATCATAGATTTGACTCAAATATTTGAGTCCATGTTTCGCAACAAATTTTCAATGTGTAGTTTAACGTAATGGAAGGTTAAATAAATGGTTTCCTCCCATGCATTTACAGTATAGTACAATTTGAAAGCCTGTTTCTTGGAGAACGTGTGAGCTCTGTCTGCAGTCTCTCGTGACTCCGCAGTTGAGCCTGAACCTGCCCCACTGGATCTGCACTGAGATACTTATAGACATCATCAGTGCCAGTGTGGGCCCAGAGCCACCCTAATGAGGGAGTGTGACACTATTATTGTGGCATGTGTAGTTCTAAACAACACTGACACATTACGAGAAGAGTCTTGCAAAGGAAGAATGCCCACAACTTCCTGACCACAGAGAACTCAGTTATCACAGGTGAAAACTACAATACACTTTTCTCAACATGCCAGTTTGTTTCAAACAAAGACTAAAGGCTCTTGATTTCCATCTTTTTtgtgataattaaaaaaaaacaacaattagtTTTCTACTGGCGACTTTGCTGCTTTCTACTGTATTTAACAGACCATTTAATGTTCATGCTGGGTTACCATACATAAGAAGGCCTAGCATCATACAAGTGATAGCGTTTAGGTGTTTTACAGTAGGTACTTGTGCTATGGGGCAGTAATGCCTTTCATAAATATCTATTAGACTATTAGATAAACATAATACTATTATGCAAATTCTACCTGactaatttgtttttgtattccTCTTTAATTTTTTGCCAAACTTGTTTAATACCCTGGGGGTTTCACCCATATTAACCATATATGAAAATTAAGGAACGGCAGCACACATGAAAAACTTCTTGACAATAATTTTGTCTAAATGTTGAATGCAAGATAAATGACTTAAAAACAccataattattataattaagaATTATTAACTGTCTGCAGCTTGATGCCATTCCACCTCACTTTCTTCTGGTACTGCCATCTATTTATTGAAAGTGCACCtcttatggtttttcaaatattacatttcatgtAGTGTGCGATAgaactgtttgtgaatgtaaagagtctgcaaagtttcaaaaatcaaagtgcacaacaaactgagttattgactcccaaacaaaggaactgattctgaacaactgaaacgagtcgttagtgattccagacttacttcctgcactaatcTATGTaagtttgtaacaaaaagccccgcctctggtcttcatcagtTGCTCCTGGACAGACTGAGTGGTAGCgcgcgtttcctttttgaaaggctgacagtggtagaccaatcgcaacagactgggacatctgaccaatcagagcagagtatgctctctgaaaggaggttTTTAGAATGAAtctagaatgaatcctttagaacggatcatttaacgagtcgtttgtgacactggcaGAAAACAGGTAATGCTGCAATATAAATTATGAGCATGTTAAACCGTTTTTGACTTAGGAAGCATGCAAATCTATTGTACGAGACagctaaaacaaaattagtcacgtttcaaaaccataataggtgcactttaaaaaaaaaaaaaaaaaaaaaaaaaaaaaaaaaaaaaaaaaaaaaaaaaaaaaagattaatgtCAGTAGTCTTTGTATTAAAACACAGAAACCGCTTGTTCTGCTGCTAGAAAAATAATACATGTGATTATTCTTCATTACAAATTGTAATTGATCTCATTTTCAGAACTCGACTAGTGATGGCTTTTGAAGTTCATGGTAAATGTGCAAAATCCTTCCTCAGACGATCCAGGGTTAactaatgatttttttatttttttatttttaaatttgagATTAGGTTCTGGCTTTTATAAGCTTTCATCCTGGAAGGTACTCCTGATTTTAACAACCAGCGTTTATCTGACAGTGATATATTTTCAGAAAAATGGGAACACACTCTAGCACAGAACAATCTAGAACACGGGTTAGAATAATGTGCAGTGGAGTAGGCCAACATTACACTTTAGAGGATCCAAAATCTGTCTGGCAGTTAAGGAGGCAAAGAATGGATACCCTCTCGAAGTTATTAGAGAGCattcatttcacatttatgaAGAAATATGCAAACCTTTTAACTGAATTTTTTCCCTCATTAGTATTatccaaatatgaaaaaaagGCCAAATATGTTACTAGGATCATGAAGGAGCATCTGTGAAATCCACTTAATGTCTTGCTAGAAATTATTATGGTCTTCTTCATGGAATGGAAACCTGCACGTAACTGTACTCACAGAATCCATGCAGTGCTCTGAACACTGAACATAAAAACAGTAATCAACACCTGTTACACCTGGAGATGAGTTCATGCGAACACAGACTGTCCAACAAATGCAGGTCCACTGTAGCTACTGTTAAGAAATAATTTGGCATGGTcttgtttttgtaaatgaaaaGGAGTCCAGTATATCTAGGACAGTTACGAGAAGTTGATACTgatcagaaataataataattttttaaaaaaagcactgaatttaCTTTCttcaaaaatgtgtttattaaaagCATAGAAAAGGAATCCAACATTTTATCCACGGCCAAGGACTGTCTCAAAATTtaacatttctgtttctcaaaaCAGTAATCTCCACCGCTACCCCAAAAGtctttcagacacacacacacacacatacacacacccacccctaCTGAATTTCCCCCATGTACAGGCGTTTATCACTGGATCCAGACAGAACTGTGGAAGAAAAAACATGTCATGAAATTAAACAGAACACAACAAGCAaagagtaaacacaaacacttttcAGTGCCACTCTCGAAATTTCCACCATGTTAAAGATAAAAGGGGGGAAAACCAATTGTAGGCGTATTTACCAATGGGTTCCTCTGGATGAAAGGCCACCTCGTTGACTGACCCTGCATGACCAGGAAGCTTATAAAGGATTCTACGAGAAGTCGTGTCCCAGATATACACGAACCTAAAAAGCAAACATGCAGAATTATACACCAGGCATTAATCTGAATGCTCATATACGCCTGTATGCACACGTTGTCTTACCGGTCAGCGGAGCCTGCCGCTATCTTACTGCCATCTGGTGACCAAGAGCAGCGCAGAAGATTCTGTGGACAAAAGAAATTCATAAAACATTCAGTACATGTATCAGTTTCCACAACGGCACAACGTGCAGGCGGTCATCAGGACAGGTGATCTCAACAAGAACGGTTgtcagtgagtgagaagagaaaTGAAACACTGTATCTAATACAGATGATGTGTATCCGTGTATCGGTCGCAGCTCTTCAAGACAAGACGTGAGTGTAAATTTAAATGTTCCATTCAGCTAGCTTTTCTCTGGACATGCAGTACACTACCATTCAAAAGTGGACAGCAAAtgaaatatgtatatttgtaaaaaattttaatgacAGTATGGCTGAAATTAGGTTAAATTTGTTTCTACTACAACTGATACAGCAATGACAGGATTTTTGGGTGGCTACCTAGTACCAACTGTAACTAACTAGTTTTGTGAAGCAATATTGGTGTGTTTGTAACTATTTATGGGTAACCAAGGACACATTTTGCcccattaaatgttttaaataataataataatagatataaTAGATTTGcattttggaaaaaaacaaaataaatttgtTCCAAAGGCAAATACAAATAGTGAAGTACCCATGACTAAATTAATCTCAGAATCAAAATATattaagttcttttttttttttttaacttaagcAGTTTTACTTAAAATTATGTTTCCccaaacaaatacatttattcatttagcagacacttttatccaaagcgactcacaaatgaggaaatacaagcaaagcgatgtgtcaagcagagaacaatacaagattTCTAAttaagttctagagaagcaaagtgcacagagtagaggtgtaagagccagtataacatattttttaaataaatgttttaataaaaaatttaaaattgtaaaacttacattcaaattcaaattcttAAACAAGCAGCTTTCTTTTAAAACTTAGGAGAAACAGTAAGGAGATTTGCTTATTTAGGAATTCTAAGAAAAGCCTTCTGGGTGATTCACCATCATGAAgctggttttgttttatttaacacttataGGCCAGTGTATAAGTCTATATTTGTTATCCCTGTAAAgtactacaaataaataaaatcttctaTAAGCATGTGTGTCAAAATGTTCGACTGGTAGTGTCCATGTACATCATAATACAGGCTGTTTATCAAAACGAACACATGCAAATCCTTCAAAATGTATCAAAAGATTCAGCTGAACTTCACGTTTAAACAATTTAATGTTCATTtacgcataaaaaaaaaaacccaaatcacTTATCTGTAACATGTTCTACCTATTTTACCCTGTAGAACACTAAACTGAAAAACACAAGAGATTATTACACACCAAGACAGAAACAATATCATCACTAGGGGTGTAATGATCCAGCGATATATTGATCATATAACCAACGACCCGATGTATCGATGCGATGTGTAAATTGATACACGTATGACTTTAAGATAGACCACAGCTGGCGTTACTAGTGTgcagaaaatatttaaattggGCTGGCAGACGTACCACTCACCCACTTTTTCACTGTACCTCACACACGCAGAAAAAGCACATGTGTAGAATTATTGTGTAATTGGTAACTGAAGTAATTAATTACactacatttgtatttaaagcaGTACATCAGTTACTTATGCTATAAAAAGTGCCGTTTTCTCACTTGGCTCAGAGCGCATgtttgctctcgctctctctcgctcacacacacacacacacacacacacacacacacacacacacgcatgcatagagatatatatttcatatttgcttgaatgcaaacaaacattttttttttccagaatgtTACAGTTGGACTTTTTGTAGCAGAAATCAATACTCAGTATgttatttatatctttatattcttgttgaattcaataataaatataacgggATAGAAGGAACTGAGCCGTCACTTGATTTATCAAAGTTCTTCCACCacgaaaaaaagagagaaaaaaaggcaaGTCTTGGGTATTAAACTCCATGGCTGAAAACGACCCGGCGATGGACCTTTATTTAGGACACTCTAATTCCAGCCACTTCCTGGGTGCGACATCCGTCAAAGTTTACGTTCATTACAGATCCTTATTTGCATTGAAATATGTAGTATTCCATAGTGGAAAAAAGCTCAATGAaatttttctaaatatattttGGTCGCATCTGTGAATTAATAGAAATGTTACTGATTGTGTGAAATAGACACTTTGTTTAATATCGATCGCAGGCCCCTGAATAGATCGGATCGAAATCGCATCGCAGCAGTCACTGAAGTATTGGCAAATATCGACTCACCGGCTAAAATAATCGATATTAGATCGTATAGTCATGAAACTTGCAATTTACACCCCTaattcccccctttttttcttttcttttcttttttttaataaaaaaagcacaagaatTACCTTTTCAAAACTGTGGACATTTCCCTGGAAAATCTTCACACATCTCTCTTTAGGGGCAAATGGACGTATATCCCAAACACGCACTAAATCACAGAGGAGAGATTATTTCAAACAGGAGTTGACACACAGTATATTAGTCTCACGCTCTGCTCCTGCATcgctctccctcacacactaaATTCAGCCTCTCACCACTGTTGTCCATGGAGTTGGACAGTAAGTAGGATCCCTCTGAGCTGAGACTGAGTCCTGTTACGGAGTCTCCGTGGCCCTGCATGCTATAAATCAGCTTATTCTGTCTTAGGTCCCATACCTgcagcacgcacgcacgcacacacacacacacacacacacacacacacgaaaagtAAACCCACTGACAAACACAAACCGAGGCAGTGTGTGAGCATGTCTGTGACACATGGACGCTCTACCTTGATGTCATTGTCAATGCCTCCTGAGATGATCTGGTCACTGGTGTCGTTGAAGGTAACACTTAGAACCTGGTACGTGTTTTGGAACGTATGAATGGACGCCTTCTTCCTGATGTCCCACAGctgaaaaacaagaaacaattAATTCTTTACCAAACTTTTATATTTGCTCAACATCATCATATGAACAGAACACCATACTAAAGATCAAAGCCTGCATTTATGATCAAGACCATCAAattccatccattttattacatttgtcaCATGGAGTATCCACTTATTAGAAGTTGATTTATATTTCATTACCATACGTAGTATTTCATTCAGACTTTGTTTACACATTGGGGAAAATATACTTTATAGACAGTGTCACATTGCAAATTACAAGTgaacaaatccatccatccatccatccatcacaagGTCACgggagagcctggagccgatcccaAGGAACTCTggggcacgaggtgggggacaccctggacagattccatcgcagggtacaatagcacacacattcacacacctattcacactctggacaatttggaaatgctaatcagcctacagcgcatgtctttggactggagtacctgaaggacagggagaacaggcaaacactgtgcacacagggcagaggcgggaattgaacctcgtaggtgcgaggcaaacgtgctaagcgCTAAAGCCCCtcgacaaaaataataacagcaaaataCTGTTTTTGCCCAAACTGTTGTTTCTTGCCACAAATttcttcttttatatatatatataccccccCAAATGAAAATCAGATTTGATTAATCTTTTCAACTTTAATTAATTACACACAATCAAATACAAATTGAGAAaaatcatttttgttgttgttattcggACTGCAGAAAACCTCTCCTGCCCAGATCAAACCGCATAACGCCCTGTGAACACAGAGGAGCAATCCGTCCCAGTGTACAACAAAATCACAGAGATTTGAATGATCTCATCCCCATCCACAATCCTCATCTCTCACGTGTACCTCATCATGCAATTCTGATTTCTGTCTTATTTACCTTCACAGTTCCATCATCACTGCCGGTGCAGGCCAGCTGTGGACCACGGCGAGCAGGAAAACAAGAGTTTACAAAGGATGTGTGGCCTTTCAGTCGCTTCACACGCTCACCCGTCTCGCTGTCCCACACACAAACGGTCTTATCTGTACTGGCTGAAAAGAGCAGACTGGGGAGCAGACAGACAAGGACATCTGAAAAGGTGTTCAAGAAGCATCTTATACTGACAGTGTTAACTTTGCTTTGTGAAATCTGTTTCCTGCTGCACATTCCAAAGTGCAAAAAGCGTGTTAAATCAGAAAAACTGTAATACAAGTGCATATAATTGCAGTGCAGAGATTTTATGAGTAGACAGAGTCGTTGTGAaatgcaccgacgctccccatccaacctgatggagcttgagaggtcctgaaaggaagaagaatgggagaaactgctccaaaataggtgtgccaagcttgtagcatcatactcaaaaagacttgtgGCTGTAATTTTtggccaaaggtgcttcaacaaagtattgagcaaaggctgtgaatacttatgtatatgtgtttttttttaatttttttttttaataaatttgcaaagatttcaaacaaacttctttcacattgtcattacggggtattatttgtagaattttgaggaaaataatgaatttaatccattttggaataaggctgtaacataacaaaatgaagaaaaagtgaagcgctgtttatactttctggatgcactgtacatagtGCTTCCGCAGTaatacagctctgtccttcggCTCAGTTTGCACTGTGTGTCTCTGTTTTGCAACTCACATCTGGTAGTGCTTTCACACTTATTCGTCCGGTTGCTGTATCTGCATCAGTGTGAAACTGATACTTTTGCTTTGTTTGCTACTTGGTTTGGTTTGATTTAATactgaacataaaaaaaaaaaactaaccaaaaagcaaaaacatttaCGTGCCATGTAGATAAACAAACCTTTGGCAAGTAGAAATACTAAAATCACCTAAACATGGAGAACAAGGAGCCAGCGCTAAGTTTATCATATCACATGATCACAGTTGGGTTGATTCGGAGTCAAACTTCTTTTTGTCGCTGTAATCAAACCATGCGGGAGTTCGCTTGGAACCAGACGTCAGTGTTTGATTCAAACGGACCAATGTGTGAAAGCAACCTAAACTTACACCAGCCCTGCTCACAGAACTCGATCTCACAGACAAGAGACCAAATTACTAAGAGCACGATCAACACAGAAATCAGAGTGTTATACATCAGCATGCATCAACTCGCAAACATACAAACCTGCCGTCTGTATTATAATGAAGCTCCATTACAGCCCCAGTGTGGCCTTTTAGTGTAGCGAAGTTCTCACATTCTCCATACACGTTCCATAACACTGGACAAGACACAAACAGCATTTCAGAAACActtcatatatattaaaaaaaaaaaaaaaaaagacagaacacTGAATAGTTAGTTAAACTAATTAGTCAAATAACAGGCAGTAATATTtgaaaagcacaaaataaatgCTGGACACGCAAAAGGATAATAAAAATCCCCCTcatattttaatgaaattaaaaccCTCTGTTGGACCAGAGACTGAAATAATTGTCTAGCAAGAGGACTGCAGAGTGGACAGACTTTACTAGAAGCACTAGTTTTACTCAGCATACTGAAACACCAATATCTG
Coding sequences within it:
- the snrnp40 gene encoding U5 small nuclear ribonucleoprotein 40 kDa protein (The RefSeq protein has 1 substitution compared to this genomic sequence), with amino-acid sequence MIEAVKRGADMALVPAGVKRPRTELVAAAQSQQLTTMGPPRSSSLQAPIMLLSGHEGEVYCCKFHPNGPMLASAGYDRLILLWNVYGECENFATLKGHTGAVMELHYNTDGSLLFSASTDKTVCVWDSETGERVKRLKGHTSFVNSCFPARRGPQLACTGSDDGTVKLWDIRKKASIHTFQNTYQVLSVTFNDTSDQIISGGIDNDIKVWDLRQNKLIYSMQGHGDSVTGLSLSSEGSYLLSNSMDNSVRVWDIRPFAPKERCVKIFQGNVHSFEKNLLRCSWSPDGSKIAAGSADRFVYIWDTTSRRILYKLPGHAGSVNEVAFHPEEPIVLSGSSDKRLYMGEIQ